The following are from one region of the Halodesulfurarchaeum sp. HSR-GB genome:
- a CDS encoding DEAD/DEAH box helicase, whose product MDVAEVVPEFADVFPFDSFNEMQRTALPAVLEREDNVVISAPTGSGKTALAELAIIKALAAGGTALFIAPMRALTNEKESEWERIEQLGHSVYVVTGERDLNPRRAERADVLVMTPEKVDSATRKHDTPRYSFVTDVDVVVIDEVHLLDSRSRGSVLEVVVSRLRRLVDPRIVALSATMENIEEVAAWLEAPEAATFDFGPSYRPVDLHAGVETYTHGENAFADKYRRLYTALDLAEPHLTEDGQALVFVSSRQDTVKAAETARDEIAERDIPVGARGDYDFHSETQVLDNDTLRQSVLDGVAFHHAGLSKSDKDHVEAWFRAGKIDLLFSTSTLAWGVNLPARCVVIRDTKLHDPLEGEVDMSPLDILQMLGRAGRPGYDDVGYGWVVADRAEADKYRRLLRDGKEIESRLAESLPEHVNAEIALGTIEGLGDVMDWLETTFYFQRAGYAPGEQAYEDVRERVRAVLDDLLDRGFVETDPSLGLSSTPLGQLASGYYLRLPTAKRFRGLVDSEPATEPVLAAVARAEEFDSVSAREAEREAIDGVLGSTGGSLDPGARKVLAILQASMDGDLPPELRSDAWVIRQNALRLLAAVRAFFDRFDRPAGANLTRRLQARIETGVPPEAVGLTAIDGIGAGRGQRLAEAGLTDPGAVVEAGVAGLVEAGLGEEVARSVANHAAGLPRVEVDWGAFPETVSAGENDLQQVTVRNVGGGARLGIRVTVNGVEMTRSVNYVTDAEQVPVGVFGSDNDELTYAVSITFPDHPLQPLTETRTVAVE is encoded by the coding sequence ATGGACGTCGCCGAGGTCGTGCCCGAATTCGCCGACGTATTCCCCTTCGATTCCTTCAACGAGATGCAGCGGACGGCCCTGCCGGCGGTCCTCGAACGCGAGGACAACGTCGTGATCAGCGCGCCGACCGGCAGCGGGAAGACGGCGCTTGCGGAACTCGCGATCATCAAGGCGCTGGCTGCGGGCGGGACCGCGCTCTTCATCGCCCCGATGCGGGCGCTCACCAACGAGAAGGAAAGCGAGTGGGAACGCATCGAACAGCTCGGGCACTCAGTGTATGTCGTCACCGGCGAGCGCGATCTCAACCCCCGTCGGGCCGAGCGCGCGGACGTGCTGGTGATGACCCCGGAGAAGGTCGACTCGGCCACCCGCAAGCACGACACACCACGATACTCTTTCGTGACCGACGTGGACGTGGTGGTCATCGACGAGGTGCACCTGCTTGACTCCCGCTCGCGGGGCAGCGTTCTGGAGGTCGTCGTCTCGCGGTTGCGTCGACTCGTCGACCCCCGGATCGTCGCGCTCTCGGCCACGATGGAGAACATCGAGGAGGTCGCCGCCTGGCTGGAGGCCCCCGAAGCCGCGACCTTCGACTTCGGGCCCAGCTATCGGCCGGTCGACCTCCACGCCGGGGTCGAAACCTACACGCACGGCGAGAACGCCTTCGCGGACAAGTATCGGCGGTTGTACACCGCCCTGGACCTGGCCGAACCCCATCTCACCGAGGACGGCCAGGCACTGGTCTTTGTCTCCTCGCGACAGGACACCGTCAAAGCCGCGGAGACCGCCCGCGACGAGATCGCCGAGCGTGACATCCCGGTCGGGGCTCGCGGGGATTATGATTTTCACTCCGAGACCCAGGTTCTTGACAACGACACGCTCCGCCAGTCGGTGCTCGACGGGGTGGCCTTCCACCACGCGGGGCTCTCGAAGTCGGACAAGGACCACGTCGAGGCCTGGTTCCGGGCGGGCAAGATCGATCTTTTGTTCTCGACCTCCACGCTCGCCTGGGGCGTGAACCTGCCCGCCCGCTGTGTCGTGATCCGTGATACCAAACTGCACGATCCGCTGGAGGGCGAGGTGGACATGAGTCCCCTGGACATCCTCCAGATGCTCGGACGGGCGGGTCGGCCCGGCTACGACGACGTGGGCTATGGCTGGGTCGTCGCGGACCGGGCGGAGGCGGATAAGTACCGGCGGCTCCTGCGGGACGGCAAGGAGATCGAGTCCCGCCTGGCCGAGAGCCTTCCGGAACACGTCAACGCCGAGATCGCGCTGGGGACGATCGAGGGGCTGGGGGACGTGATGGACTGGCTGGAGACGACTTTCTACTTCCAGCGAGCGGGGTATGCCCCGGGCGAACAGGCCTACGAGGACGTGCGCGAGCGGGTGCGTGCGGTCCTCGATGACCTGCTCGATCGCGGGTTCGTCGAGACCGACCCCTCCCTGGGGCTGTCCTCGACCCCGCTGGGCCAACTCGCCTCGGGCTACTACCTCCGGCTTCCCACCGCGAAGCGATTCCGTGGCCTCGTGGACAGTGAACCGGCAACGGAGCCGGTGCTCGCCGCCGTGGCGCGAGCCGAGGAGTTCGACAGCGTGAGCGCCCGGGAGGCCGAACGCGAAGCGATCGACGGCGTGCTGGGCTCGACCGGTGGCTCGCTCGATCCGGGCGCTCGAAAGGTGCTGGCGATCCTGCAGGCGAGCATGGACGGGGACCTGCCGCCCGAACTCCGTTCGGACGCCTGGGTCATCCGTCAGAACGCACTCCGACTGCTGGCTGCAGTTCGGGCCTTCTTCGACCGGTTCGACCGTCCCGCCGGCGCGAACCTCACTCGACGGCTCCAGGCCCGGATCGAGACGGGAGTGCCGCCCGAGGCAGTCGGGCTCACTGCGATCGACGGGATCGGTGCCGGACGTGGACAGCGCCTCGCCGAGGCGGGGCTCACCGATCCTGGAGCAGTCGTCGAGGCGGGCGTCGCTGGCCTCGTCGAGGCCGGGCTGGGTGAGGAAGTCGCCCGCTCGGTGGCGAACCACGCGGCCGGACTCCCCCGGGTCGAGGTCGACTGGGGGGCCTTCCCCGAGACGGTTTCGGCCGGCGAGAACGACCTCCAGCAGGTCACGGTTCGGAACGTCGGGGGCGGCGCGAGGCTGGGGATCCGGGTGACGGTCAACGGCGTCGAGATGACCCGATCGGTCAACTACGTGACCGACGCGGAGCAGGTCCCGGTGGGCGTGTTCGGTTCGGACAACGACGAACTCACCTACGCCGTTTCGATCACCTTCCCCGACCACCCGCTCCAGCCGCTGACCGAGACCCGGACGGTCGCCGTCGAGTAG
- the lpdA gene encoding dihydrolipoyl dehydrogenase, producing MTRENATHTELAIVGAGTAGYAAGIRAGQLGLDVTLIEAGAFGGTCLNFGCIPSKALIHATDVAHEASHAEEMGVYADPEVNFAEMIEWKDGIVDTLTGAVEKLNKANGVSVIEGTATFEDEHSLAVDLADGETEYYEFDNALVATGSRPIEVPGFEFDGEYILSSKHALALEELPEELIVVGAGYIGMELSMVFAKLGVDVTVIEMLDEMLPGYDRDLISPVEDQAEALGIEFAFGEAASDWSEDGDGLVLETETGDGEITAYEADKAIVAVGREPVTDSANLEALGIDFDDHGFVETDDQGRTTTDHVFAGGDVIGEPLLAHAGTAEGLVAAETIAGKDASMADRAIPAAVFTDPEIAMVGHSAAEAEDAGYDTQIGEFPFRSSGRALTTGHQDGFVRIVADATNGRVLGARIVGPEASELIAELGLAVETGATIEEVAETVHTHPTLAESTMEAAENALGQAIHTLNR from the coding sequence ATGACACGTGAGAATGCCACGCACACGGAACTCGCGATCGTCGGGGCGGGGACGGCGGGCTACGCGGCGGGAATCAGGGCGGGTCAGCTCGGGCTCGACGTCACGCTCATCGAGGCCGGGGCGTTCGGCGGCACCTGCCTGAACTTCGGGTGTATCCCATCCAAGGCGCTGATCCACGCCACCGACGTGGCCCACGAAGCCAGCCACGCCGAGGAGATGGGTGTCTACGCCGACCCCGAGGTCAACTTCGCCGAGATGATCGAGTGGAAGGACGGGATCGTCGACACCCTCACGGGTGCCGTCGAGAAGCTCAACAAGGCAAACGGCGTGAGCGTAATCGAAGGGACGGCCACCTTCGAGGACGAGCACAGTCTCGCTGTGGACCTGGCCGATGGCGAAACCGAGTACTACGAGTTCGACAACGCACTGGTGGCCACCGGCTCGCGACCCATCGAGGTGCCCGGCTTCGAGTTCGACGGCGAGTACATCCTCTCCTCGAAGCACGCACTCGCCCTCGAGGAACTGCCAGAAGAACTGATCGTCGTCGGCGCGGGCTACATCGGGATGGAACTCTCGATGGTCTTTGCCAAACTCGGCGTGGATGTCACCGTCATCGAGATGCTCGACGAGATGCTCCCGGGCTACGACCGCGATCTGATCTCGCCGGTCGAGGACCAGGCCGAGGCCCTGGGCATCGAGTTTGCGTTCGGCGAGGCCGCAAGCGACTGGTCGGAAGACGGCGACGGCCTGGTTCTCGAAACCGAGACCGGGGACGGCGAAATCACCGCTTACGAAGCGGACAAAGCCATCGTGGCGGTCGGTCGCGAACCGGTCACCGATTCGGCGAACCTCGAAGCCCTCGGAATCGACTTCGACGACCACGGCTTCGTCGAGACCGACGATCAGGGCCGAACGACCACCGACCACGTCTTCGCCGGGGGCGACGTGATCGGCGAGCCACTCCTGGCGCACGCCGGAACCGCCGAGGGCCTGGTCGCCGCCGAGACCATCGCCGGGAAGGACGCCTCGATGGCCGACCGGGCCATCCCGGCCGCCGTGTTCACCGACCCGGAGATCGCCATGGTCGGGCACTCCGCCGCCGAGGCCGAAGACGCGGGCTATGACACCCAGATCGGCGAGTTCCCCTTCCGGTCGAGTGGCCGAGCGCTCACCACCGGCCATCAGGACGGCTTCGTCCGGATCGTCGCCGACGCGACGAACGGCCGGGTTCTCGGGGCTCGAATCGTGGGCCCGGAGGCCTCGGAGTTGATCGCCGAACTCGGGCTCGCGGTCGAGACGGGCGCAACGATCGAGGAGGTCGCCGAGACGGTTCACACCCACCCGACCCTCGCGGAGTCCACGATGGAGGCCGCGGAGAACGCCCTCGGCCAGGCGATCCACACGCTGAACCGGTAG
- the pheA gene encoding prephenate dehydratase, translating into MTTVTLGPEGTYSHRAATAVAEGEIAFSESVHGIVSGVAGGKFEQGVVPIENSIEGSVTESLDALADADVAVTREIVTPIRHALLAQGEDFDTVASHSQALAQCRDYLLATYPEADLEAVASTARGVERAREDPAIAGIGHPDNAGDDLQVLAEDIQDQTSNATRFFAIAGPEARSVSGGKSSLIVYPNTNYPGLLLELLEPFADRDINLSRLESRPSGERLGDYVFHIDLEAGLYEERTQAAIAEIEEFASEGWVKRMGSYDVEHVV; encoded by the coding sequence ATGACCACGGTGACACTGGGCCCCGAAGGGACCTACTCACATCGCGCCGCGACTGCGGTTGCGGAGGGCGAAATCGCCTTCAGCGAGTCCGTTCACGGCATCGTGAGCGGCGTCGCCGGCGGGAAATTCGAGCAGGGAGTGGTGCCAATCGAGAACAGCATCGAGGGATCGGTGACGGAGAGTCTGGATGCACTCGCGGACGCCGACGTGGCGGTGACCCGCGAGATCGTCACGCCGATCCGTCACGCGTTGCTCGCCCAGGGCGAGGACTTCGATACCGTCGCCAGTCACTCCCAGGCACTGGCCCAGTGCCGGGATTACCTCCTTGCGACCTATCCGGAGGCCGACCTGGAGGCAGTCGCCTCGACGGCCAGAGGGGTCGAACGCGCCCGCGAGGACCCCGCCATCGCGGGCATCGGCCACCCCGACAACGCCGGGGACGACCTGCAGGTCCTCGCCGAGGACATCCAGGACCAGACCTCGAATGCCACCCGCTTTTTCGCCATCGCCGGCCCCGAGGCGCGCTCCGTCTCAGGGGGCAAGAGTTCGCTCATCGTCTACCCGAACACCAACTATCCCGGCCTGCTCCTGGAACTGCTGGAGCCCTTTGCCGACCGGGACATCAACCTCTCGCGACTCGAATCCCGGCCCAGCGGCGAGCGACTCGGCGATTATGTCTTCCACATCGACCTGGAAGCGGGACTCTACGAGGAACGGACCCAGGCGGCGATCGCGGAGATCGAAGAGTTCGCCTCGGAGGGCTGGGTCAAGCGAATGGGCTCCTATGACGTCGAGCACGTCGTCTGA
- a CDS encoding Hsp20/alpha crystallin family protein: protein MTRRSNPFEEIERLLERMSNQFEDVDQIQSLESAWPGRLKVDLAEFEDAYEVTADLPGFESEDIDVELLDDQLHICAERKTETEEADEGRYIRQERSERSIDRRVSLPEPVEAEAVEASFKNGVLTVCLPKAEGSEESHTIEIE from the coding sequence ATGACCCGACGATCCAACCCCTTCGAGGAGATCGAGCGACTGCTCGAGCGCATGAGCAACCAGTTCGAGGACGTCGACCAGATACAGTCCCTGGAATCGGCCTGGCCAGGCCGGCTCAAGGTCGACCTGGCGGAGTTCGAGGACGCCTACGAGGTAACGGCGGACCTGCCCGGATTCGAGAGCGAGGACATCGACGTGGAGTTGCTGGACGATCAACTGCACATCTGTGCCGAGCGGAAAACGGAAACCGAGGAAGCCGACGAGGGACGCTACATTCGCCAGGAGCGCAGCGAGCGCTCCATCGATCGGCGGGTGAGCCTCCCCGAGCCGGTCGAGGCCGAGGCCGTCGAGGCGTCGTTCAAGAACGGCGTTCTCACCGTCTGTCTCCCCAAGGCCGAGGGAAGCGAGGAATCACACACCATCGAGATCGAGTAA
- the leuS gene encoding leucine--tRNA ligase has product MDYTPRDIERKWQERWAERGRYEADPDDEEATFVTVPYPYPSGGMHIGHARTYTVPDVYARYRRLQGDNVLFPIGWHVTGTPIVGAVNRLQKGEEEQLSVLRDTYNVPEEELESLETPMGFARYFIENHYKTNMRSLGLSIDWRREFTTNDERYSKFITWQYETLRDRGRLEKGLHPVKYCTEEENPVTTHDILEGEEAEFQEYTLIKFGHDGATIPMATLRPETVRGVTNAYILPEGQYVEATVDGEDWIVSTAAVEKLELQQREVIVNREFAGEELVGETVTNPVTEEEVLILPAAFVDPDNATGIVMSVPAHSPDDWVALQAAKADTERMAEYGIDPAAVQAIEPRSIIDVEGYGEFPAKDAVEEFGIESQDDPALEEATQQVYNREFHAGQLKAMYDEYAGEVIEDVRDELAAHFQSQGAFDTMHEFSEDVVCRCGGTVEVAKQETWFLRYSDEDWKEETRKIVRNMDAIPENTREQYYHTIDWLNEWPCIRNYGLGTKLPWDEDFVIEPLSDSTIYMAYYTIAHRIEDVPTEDLTRDFFDTLFYGPDAVETPDERALELREEWDYWYPVDYRCSANDLISNHLSFYLFHHAELFEEPQWPQGITIMGMGLLEGTKMSSSKGHVVLPTDAIEEYGADTVRFFLLNSAEPWQDYDWRAEDVQGTRDQLAGFWRRAQEIIQSEVPETQPELERIDRWLLSELQGVIRKVTDAMEGFSTRHASQDAFYQLEEVLRWYRKRTDLDRPGARWTRAEVLRTRLRLLAPIIPFMTNELHEQLVGEPVEDAAWPEPDPSLESEVVETEERLIEAVTEDVRDIVDVTGTDPTEIRLFLAADWKHRVFETVLETGPDQGAAMSEVMSDPELREKGEAVNDLVGSLIEVVRERSDEEIEALSAIDETDLYEEAARFLARTYDATVAVVPESETEASKAEQAEPFRPAILLE; this is encoded by the coding sequence ATGGACTACACCCCCCGGGACATCGAGCGGAAGTGGCAGGAGCGCTGGGCGGAACGCGGCCGGTACGAGGCCGATCCGGACGACGAGGAGGCGACCTTCGTCACCGTGCCCTACCCCTACCCGAGCGGGGGGATGCACATCGGACACGCCCGCACGTACACGGTCCCGGACGTGTACGCCCGCTATCGCCGCCTGCAGGGGGACAACGTCCTCTTCCCAATCGGGTGGCACGTCACCGGCACGCCCATCGTCGGCGCGGTGAACCGCCTGCAGAAGGGCGAGGAGGAGCAACTCTCGGTCCTGCGGGACACCTACAACGTTCCCGAGGAGGAACTCGAATCCCTGGAGACGCCGATGGGCTTTGCCCGGTATTTCATCGAGAACCACTACAAGACGAACATGCGGTCCCTGGGACTCTCGATCGACTGGCGGCGGGAGTTCACCACCAACGACGAGCGCTACTCGAAGTTCATCACCTGGCAGTACGAGACCCTGCGGGACCGGGGTCGCCTGGAGAAGGGCCTGCACCCGGTCAAGTACTGCACCGAGGAGGAAAACCCGGTCACGACCCACGACATCCTGGAGGGCGAGGAGGCCGAGTTCCAAGAGTACACGCTCATCAAGTTCGGTCACGACGGGGCGACCATCCCCATGGCCACCCTGCGACCCGAGACGGTCAGGGGAGTCACCAACGCCTACATCCTCCCGGAGGGCCAGTACGTCGAGGCGACGGTCGACGGCGAGGACTGGATCGTCTCGACGGCCGCCGTGGAGAAACTCGAACTCCAGCAACGGGAGGTCATCGTCAACCGCGAGTTCGCCGGCGAGGAGCTAGTCGGCGAGACCGTCACCAACCCGGTCACCGAGGAGGAAGTCTTGATCCTCCCGGCCGCGTTCGTCGATCCGGACAACGCCACGGGGATCGTGATGTCCGTCCCGGCCCACAGTCCGGACGACTGGGTGGCCCTCCAGGCGGCCAAGGCTGACACGGAGCGAATGGCCGAGTACGGTATCGACCCCGCAGCAGTCCAAGCCATCGAGCCCCGGTCGATCATCGACGTGGAGGGCTACGGCGAGTTCCCGGCCAAAGACGCCGTCGAGGAGTTCGGCATCGAAAGCCAGGACGACCCGGCCCTGGAGGAGGCGACCCAGCAGGTGTACAACCGGGAGTTCCACGCCGGCCAGCTCAAGGCGATGTACGACGAGTACGCCGGCGAAGTAATCGAGGACGTCCGGGACGAACTCGCCGCGCACTTCCAGTCCCAGGGGGCCTTCGATACGATGCACGAGTTCTCCGAGGACGTGGTCTGTCGGTGTGGCGGGACAGTCGAGGTCGCCAAACAGGAGACCTGGTTCCTGCGCTACAGCGACGAGGACTGGAAGGAAGAGACTCGCAAGATCGTCCGGAACATGGACGCGATCCCGGAGAACACCCGGGAGCAGTACTACCACACGATCGACTGGCTCAACGAGTGGCCCTGCATCCGCAACTACGGGCTGGGCACCAAACTCCCGTGGGACGAGGACTTCGTGATCGAGCCCCTCTCGGACTCGACGATCTACATGGCCTACTACACCATCGCCCACCGGATCGAAGACGTGCCCACCGAGGATCTCACCCGGGACTTTTTCGACACGCTGTTCTACGGGCCGGACGCGGTCGAAACCCCCGACGAACGGGCCCTCGAACTGCGCGAGGAGTGGGACTACTGGTATCCCGTGGACTACCGCTGCTCCGCGAACGACCTCATCTCGAATCACCTCTCCTTCTATCTCTTCCATCACGCCGAACTCTTCGAGGAGCCCCAGTGGCCCCAGGGCATCACCATCATGGGGATGGGCCTGCTCGAAGGGACGAAGATGTCCTCCTCGAAGGGCCACGTCGTCCTCCCGACCGACGCCATCGAGGAGTACGGCGCGGACACGGTCCGCTTTTTCCTGCTGAACTCCGCGGAGCCCTGGCAGGACTACGACTGGCGGGCCGAGGACGTGCAGGGGACCCGCGACCAGCTCGCCGGGTTCTGGCGACGCGCCCAGGAGATCATCCAGAGCGAGGTGCCCGAGACCCAGCCGGAACTGGAGCGCATCGACCGCTGGCTGCTCTCCGAGCTACAGGGCGTGATCCGCAAGGTGACCGACGCGATGGAGGGATTCAGTACGCGGCACGCGAGCCAGGACGCCTTCTACCAGCTCGAGGAGGTGCTGCGCTGGTACCGCAAGCGCACCGACCTCGACCGTCCCGGCGCACGCTGGACCCGCGCGGAGGTCCTCCGGACCCGGCTGCGGCTGCTCGCACCCATCATCCCGTTCATGACGAACGAACTCCACGAGCAGCTTGTCGGCGAGCCCGTCGAGGACGCCGCCTGGCCGGAGCCGGACCCCAGCCTGGAGAGCGAGGTCGTCGAGACCGAAGAGCGACTGATCGAGGCCGTCACCGAGGACGTGCGTGACATCGTGGACGTCACCGGCACCGACCCCACGGAGATCCGACTCTTCCTGGCCGCGGACTGGAAACACCGGGTCTTCGAGACCGTGCTCGAAACCGGCCCCGATCAGGGCGCCGCGATGAGCGAGGTCATGTCCGATCCCGAGCTCCGAGAAAAAGGCGAGGCCGTCAACGACCTCGTGGGAAGTCTGATCGAGGTGGTGCGAGAACGCAGCGACGAGGAGATCGAGGCGCTCTCGGCGATCGACGAGACTGACCTGTACGAAGAAGCGGCCCGATTCCTCGCCCGGACCTACGACGCGACAGTCGCGGTCGTCCCCGAGTCAGAAACCGAGGCGTCGAAAGCCGAACAGGCAGAACCGTTCCGTCCGGCAATTCTCCTGGAGTAG
- a CDS encoding ornithine cyclodeaminase family protein, with protein MPARTTRLLNGDQVDREMPMDELIGGVEDAFRAYELGNAQMPAKSYVDLRKYNGDFRSMPAYLETEDWDAAAIKWVNVHPDNPEKFDLPTVMGTVIYSDPETAYPLALIDGTVLTKKRTGAAAGVATDYLAVEDASSMGLIGAGIQAYTQLEAVATVRDIEEVVVSDVDDEAVQAFIDHFEDRFDVRGGSISEAASCDVLSTVTPVREPIVSAADVGEHTHINAMGADAEGKQELADDLMGDATIVIDDYEQCTHSGEINVPFHEGVIDDADIYGEIGEIVAGNKPGREGIDGVTVFDSTGLAIQDVAAAHVVYEHATEEGIGTDFDLLGV; from the coding sequence ATGCCAGCGCGCACGACGCGCCTCTTGAACGGTGACCAGGTCGACCGCGAGATGCCCATGGACGAACTCATCGGTGGTGTCGAGGACGCGTTTCGGGCCTACGAGCTCGGTAACGCCCAGATGCCAGCGAAGTCCTACGTGGACCTCCGCAAATACAACGGCGACTTCCGCTCGATGCCGGCCTACCTCGAGACCGAGGACTGGGACGCGGCCGCGATCAAGTGGGTCAACGTCCACCCGGACAACCCCGAGAAGTTCGACCTGCCCACGGTCATGGGCACGGTCATCTACAGCGATCCCGAGACGGCCTACCCGCTCGCGTTGATCGACGGGACGGTCCTCACGAAAAAGCGCACCGGCGCGGCCGCCGGCGTCGCGACCGACTACCTCGCCGTCGAGGACGCCTCCTCGATGGGGCTCATCGGGGCCGGGATCCAGGCCTACACCCAGCTCGAGGCCGTCGCGACGGTTCGGGACATCGAGGAGGTCGTAGTCTCGGACGTCGACGACGAGGCCGTCCAGGCCTTCATCGATCACTTCGAGGACCGATTCGACGTTCGCGGCGGCTCGATCAGCGAGGCCGCGAGCTGTGACGTGCTCTCGACGGTGACACCCGTCCGGGAGCCGATCGTGAGCGCCGCGGACGTCGGCGAGCACACCCACATCAACGCCATGGGGGCCGACGCCGAGGGCAAGCAGGAACTGGCCGACGACCTCATGGGCGACGCCACGATCGTCATCGACGACTACGAGCAGTGCACCCACTCGGGGGAGATCAACGTCCCGTTCCACGAGGGGGTCATCGACGACGCGGACATCTACGGCGAGATCGGCGAGATCGTCGCCGGGAACAAGCCCGGCCGCGAGGGCATCGACGGTGTCACCGTCTTCGACAGCACCGGCCTGGCGATCCAGGACGTCGCCGCGGCTCACGTGGTCTACGAGCACGCGACCGAGGAAGGAATCGGGACCGACTTCGACCTGCTCGGCGTCTAA
- the thsA gene encoding thermosome subunit alpha, whose amino-acid sequence MGNQPLIVLSEESQRTSGEDAQSMNITAGKAVAESVRTTLGPKGMDKMLVDSTGNVVVTNDGVTILKEMDIEHPAANMIVEVAETQENEVGDGTTTAVIVSGELLKEAENLLDQDIHATTLAQGYREAAEEAKDLLEEQAIEISTEDTEHLEQIAATAMTGKGAETAKDTLSSLVVSAVQSVADETGIDTDNVKVEKVVGGSIDNSELVEGVIVDKTRVDENMPYAVEDANVALVDSGLEVEETEIDTEVNVTDPDQLEEFLEREEAQLRELVDALVAVDTDVVFVDGGIDDMAQHFLAQEGILAVRRVKSDDMTRLARATGATPVSSVRDITSEDLGQAGSIAQRDVGGDERIFIEDVEEAKSVTMILRGGTEHVVDEVERAIEDSMHVVRVTLEDGKVVPGGGSPETQLALELRDFADSVGGREALAIEHFADALEVVPRTLAENAGHDPIDSLVDLRSQHDSGSTGAGLDAYTGDVVDMEGEGVVEPLRVKTQAIESATEAAVMILRIDDVIAAGDLKGGAVDGDDDDDMPAGGPGGAGGMGGGMGGMGGMGGMGGAM is encoded by the coding sequence ATGGGTAATCAACCCCTCATCGTTCTCTCCGAGGAGTCCCAGCGAACATCCGGCGAAGACGCACAGTCGATGAACATCACGGCCGGCAAGGCCGTCGCCGAGTCCGTCCGCACGACACTCGGCCCGAAAGGCATGGACAAGATGCTCGTCGACTCGACGGGCAACGTCGTGGTAACAAACGACGGCGTCACCATCCTGAAGGAGATGGACATCGAGCACCCGGCGGCCAACATGATCGTCGAGGTCGCCGAGACCCAGGAGAACGAGGTCGGTGACGGCACCACGACCGCCGTCATCGTCTCCGGCGAACTCCTGAAGGAGGCCGAGAACCTGCTCGATCAGGACATCCACGCCACCACGCTGGCCCAGGGGTACCGCGAGGCCGCCGAGGAGGCCAAGGACCTGCTGGAGGAGCAGGCCATCGAGATCTCCACGGAGGACACCGAGCACCTCGAACAGATCGCCGCGACGGCGATGACCGGCAAGGGTGCAGAAACCGCCAAGGACACTCTCTCCTCGCTCGTCGTCTCGGCCGTCCAGTCGGTCGCCGACGAGACCGGCATCGACACGGACAACGTGAAAGTCGAGAAGGTCGTCGGCGGCTCCATCGACAACTCCGAACTGGTCGAGGGTGTCATCGTCGACAAGACGCGCGTCGACGAGAACATGCCCTACGCGGTCGAGGACGCCAACGTCGCGCTCGTCGATTCCGGGCTGGAGGTCGAGGAGACCGAGATCGACACCGAAGTCAACGTCACCGACCCCGATCAGCTCGAGGAGTTCCTGGAGCGCGAGGAAGCCCAGCTCCGCGAGCTGGTCGATGCCCTCGTCGCGGTCGACACCGACGTGGTCTTCGTCGACGGCGGTATCGACGACATGGCCCAACACTTCCTGGCTCAGGAGGGCATTCTCGCCGTCCGGCGGGTCAAGTCCGACGACATGACTCGCCTCGCCCGCGCGACGGGTGCGACCCCGGTTTCCAGCGTCCGTGACATCACCAGCGAGGACCTCGGGCAGGCCGGTTCGATCGCCCAGCGCGATGTCGGCGGTGACGAGCGCATCTTCATCGAGGACGTCGAGGAAGCCAAGTCCGTCACGATGATTCTGCGGGGCGGCACGGAACACGTCGTCGACGAGGTCGAGCGGGCCATCGAGGACTCGATGCACGTGGTTCGGGTCACCCTGGAGGACGGCAAGGTCGTCCCCGGCGGTGGCTCCCCCGAGACCCAGCTCGCCCTGGAGCTTCGGGACTTCGCGGATTCGGTCGGTGGGCGCGAGGCGCTGGCCATCGAGCACTTCGCCGACGCGCTCGAGGTCGTCCCGCGCACCCTGGCCGAGAACGCGGGTCACGACCCGATCGACTCCCTGGTCGACCTGCGCAGCCAGCACGACAGCGGCTCGACCGGTGCCGGGCTGGACGCCTACACGGGCGACGTGGTCGACATGGAAGGTGAAGGTGTCGTCGAACCCCTCCGCGTGAAGACCCAGGCGATCGAGTCCGCCACGGAGGCCGCCGTGATGATCCTCCGCATCGACGACGTGATCGCCGCCGGCGACCTCAAGGGTGGGGCCGTCGACGGTGACGATGACGACGACATGCCCGCTGGCGGCCCCGGCGGTGCCGGTGGCATGGGCGGCGGCATGGGCGGCATGGGCGGTATGGGTGGCATGGGCGGCGCGATGTAG